One segment of Pleuronectes platessa chromosome 21, fPlePla1.1, whole genome shotgun sequence DNA contains the following:
- the prr12a gene encoding proline-rich protein 12 isoform X1, whose product MDRNYPGTGFGDLGAGAGWSYERSAKASLVYGSSRSSHPESELLHRQAYATPHPLQGYATNHHPGSSGQGGAWGAAGRSLGLSGLFDTGLHHASPSAPDASVMNLISALESRGPQPPPSASSLLSQFRTPSWQTAMHTPAPPELFISGALPGSGSFPSSSALSAYQHPASFSSRSFPTGSLSLQDTPTFSPTSNGLLSPHDPLLHIKGPSQSSLGFDRLLSSQGAAAAAYRGSQDPTGAASAQASSARHLQSHQFNLLSSQLQDQSSQLYNASVFSSAQPQAQSQSQSNSAQERAVPRQDSVIKHYQRPTPSQSQLSSSAAHSLQHYLSCGGAGYQQIAPHHRHAGLSCSPLGDQSPSSDHKAPARTEQYRPIIQPPYSSSSSSSSSSSAGKGTKSSSSSGYSSASSASSSRTPHTPPSASSTSSSSSSSSATSGAHPSNSIPTSSSSAAPSRQQPPPQPAPPPPAPQQQPPSSSSSAPKSCLSGYGSPVPPVKNPTAALTGQTPPQQQTQSYSPNQPPTSHLSQSYGGFSSPQAQDLSSGTAGKGYGSLGGRSQSYSTDIYGSDSAYGSLPSSLGGAGSPSLGYGAPGHSPALLRSSGSSGSGASGGGSSTGTGSGNSGSGGGAGNSMTNERGGGGSGGGSYHIQDSSPSPSGNSGIIRPGLHSPVPTCPTQSPGGAGSNKYISSVLSPTFMASPQGYPDTRGPNSQPQSYHSSSSKTKTDTMLGVGSQRSQEEVDDDDEFLIQHLLQAQASPTPPSAHHHPQQPSQQASQQSQSQPQPVPPTTDSGKGLSYDMGKTSEERYHPQSVIRTHSATSTAGVGNAGSGGAISGLDSQLEMSLKKQQQQHQQHHHQQQQQQQRSERSVGNSRSTGGRGSAEQVHSHLHHHDNLGSVVHYGRGDPYSQHPLAPQHSSHSQHVASHSQMPTHPQMELQKKSQELADIPYPRKTPEVQQQHSQSQAAASLMDSPTDQSRQPPHLLQSVLSHTTRNKLEPHQQHHKMDSHRQHPQHHKMDSHQSHPQHPKMDSLPPHQQHQKMDSHQHQQHHKMDSHAQQHSISQQQAVMESAGGRLGASKHQAQSQSQTTQLQLQLQSQALEVAAAHYNHGPPSHQHEQSQVKQSTVVSSLDMLERSLSQTSSADVAEDRRGGPGSGGRSGGSSERHRQQEQHPSHHHSQQHSTSELHSFLSEPDMSLSAPSHMHHLSQHHSQHQQTHSHHPHSQPPLPHHISAPSASAHSQSQSDPQQPLSSQHTPQQSQLDQQRSEQHQFDTVSPGEKADQNQQSNRFVPLTSICFPDSLLQDEDRSFFPGMEDMFCTEDYKSSCAGGGGPGQGEMNDSQHGQEGMDSMKAGQSAGGAGGGGGAGYDIMGHHGGDQGYDSYCHGLEEPSNNTMTLDLDSLKTHELPSTVNTEQLGLIQSQGPAMGMGPNNAGPNNVGAKMSGGPGGSNAGSGSGGLQSPIFCSSRPKKLLKSSSFHLLKERRDPNTLPKKSYAQEYEFEDDEDKADQPADIRLNSRRLPDLLPDLVSSCRKGGGSGSLSPLMGDIDFYHASGYTSMGSHSLMPQEGPKKRGRKPTRPKRDGPPRPRGRPRIRPMPEPFTPRGMMGEMGGTTVGGGFSVEGRGRGRGRGSRGRGGRREDMYMEMSGKEQDPMQHHHLQQQQQQQQQQQQQQQLHHQPQQQQHEPIPPLKIKLPIGTMSSSDALLRTDSLSGTDPALSDGSVGSAPSLGLSPGPPCSTESSRSQDKNKQKSQMMGEGVDDEGMEERVTATGLYPSFGDDKDSESKAGFVASFLDFLKTGKRPPGLDISPGMEHDNGETSPCKPGGLRPLSPAPPPPPPPPQFGDSEGNGGLALGNCPSPKRLEDELKRNLETLPSFSSDEEDSVGKNQDLQKSISSAISALYDTPQLTSNIQPPLSPPPPPQPQAQPSQGPLTPTLQPPTLSPQTTMHTPHHQPHSDEPDDLQLEDGDMEEENKEEDIEEERSIRGDEDNDMTEEIEPQLETLGAPKLDVPLPELPPEPATPEPPSIPPSPSSSSSPSHSPLPPLSLPSPQPPAEEQEEPSQPPSPIAPTSPFPSPPALTPLPQPATPPPATSPSPSSPPLPPSPPPPASEPPTQKESPMPSPESPASPEEPPAPKITSLHLAQKQEDAAIVGESEEDESESGGEGIFRERDEFVVRVEDIRTLKLALQTGREPPPIWRVQKALLQKFSPEIKDGQRQFCATSNYLGYFGDAKRRYQRIYVKFLENVNKKDYVRVCSRRPWRRATPALRRQSLPRMASPPASQAPPKVAEKEERVAPPVQREQREKTRTATTTTVKEPREKKEAPSVVPKAKEREREKEREKEKEKEHEKEREREKEKRVQPQQDKVEKRAAERGRAKEEKKAVERKEKEKAERPLKSKPAKVKAEPPPKKRKKWLKEVPSSSDSDSSDEAASETEMPVKGGVNNRAMREMFRSYVEMLVSTALDPDMIQALEDTDDELYLPPMRKIDSILSEQKRRLLRRVSMNSQHQEVVHAYPQIIVDPLDSGVVRVRLSGDAYNRKTLNRVKKTLPKPQDLKLSSESYRIYSLYHSLHHYKFHTFLQCKKETNTIEQAAEDPGQEEVVQQCMANQSWLDTLFGSFIELLTLSTKA is encoded by the exons TCTTGTATATGGGAGTTCCAGATCATCCCACCCTGAGTCTGAGCTCCTCCACAGACAAGCCTACGCCACCCCACACCCTCTGCAGGGCTATGCCACCAATCACCACCCAGGGAGCTCTGGCCAAGGCGGGGCTTGGGGAGCAGCTGGACGTAGTTTGG GTCTTTCAGGGCTCTTTGACACTGGCCTGCACCATGCCAGCCCCTCTGCCCCAGATGCATCTGTCATGAATCTGATCTCGGCCCTGGAGTCCCGGGGGCCTCAACCTCcaccctctgcctcctcccttCTTTCCCAGTTCCGCACTCCATCCTGGCAGACAG CAATGCACACGCCTGCTCCTCCTGAGCTATTCATCTCTGGAGCCCTTCCTGGCTCTGgatccttcccctcctcctctgctctctcagcCTATCAGCATCCAGCATCCTTCTCCAGCCGTTCTTTCCCCACTGGCTCCCTTTCCCTCCAAGACACGCCCACATTTAGTCCCACGTCCAATGGCCTGCTCTCCCCACATGACCCCCTACTACACATAAAGGGTCCTTCCCAGTCTAGCCTGGGTTTTGATAGACTTCTGTCCTCACAGGGTGCTGCCGCAGCTGCCTACAGGGGCAGCCAGGATCCCACGGGAGCCGCATCAGCCCAGGCGTCGTCCGCCAGGCACCTGCAGTCCCACCAGTTCAACCTGCTGTCATCACAGCTCCAGGACCAGTCATCCCAGCTATATAATGCATCTGTCTTTTCTTCGGCCCAGCCCCAGGCTCAATCCCAGTCGCAGTCCAATTCGGCTCAGGAACGGGCCGTGCCCCGCCAGGACAGTGTTATCAAGCATTACCAGCGGCCAACTCCATCTCAGTCACAGCTCTCATCCTCTGCTGCCCACTCCCTTCAGCACTATCTCAGCTGTGGAGGGGCGGGGTACCAGCAGATAGCCCCCCACCACAGACATGCTGGCCTTTCTTGCAGCCCACTGGGCGACCAGAGCCCATCATCTGACCACAAAGCCCCCGCTCGCACTGAGCAATATCGGCCAATCATCCAGCCTCCCTATtcgtcatcctcctcttcctcgtcatcCTCTTCAGCTGGAAAAGGTACGAAAAGCAGCTCCAGCAGTGGCTATTCTTCCGCTAGTTCAGCATCATCCTCAAGAACTCCTCACACACCCCCCTCTGCTTCCTCtacgtcctcttcctcctcctcttcttctgctacTTCTGGCGCTCATCCTTCCAACTCCATTCCCACCTCTAGCTCCAGCGCAGCCCCTTCCAGGCAGCAGCCACCCCCTcagccagctcctcctcccccagcccctcagcagcagcctccttcctcctcctcctcagcaccCAAATCCTGCCTCTCAGGCTACGGTTCTCCTGTACCGCCAGTGAAGAACCCCACCGCTGCTCTTACTGGTCAGACCCCACCCCAACAACAAACGCAGTCATATTCCCCTAATCAGCCCCCTACTTCCCACCTGTCTCAGTCCTATGGAGGCTTCAGTTCTCCACAAGCCCAAGACCTGAGCTCAGGTACTGCTGGGAAGGGATATGGGAGTTTAGGTGGACGAAGCCAGTCGTACTCCACTGATATATACGGATCCGACTCTGCTTATGGATCACTTCCATCTTCACTGGGTGGAGCTGGAAGCCCATCACTAGGCTACGGAGCCCCAGGTCACTCCCCTGCTCTTTTAAGATCAAGTGGCTCATCAGGTAGTGGAGCATCAGGGGGAGGAAGCAGCACTGGCACAGGGAGCGGGAACTctggctcaggaggaggagcaggaaacagtATGACCaatgagagaggtggaggaggtagTGGTGGAGGGTCCTATCATATTCAAGACTCTAGCCCCTCCCCATCAGGCAACTCTGGCATCATCCGTCCAGGGCTGCACTCCCCAGTGCCCACCTGCCCCACACAATCTCCAGGAGGTGCAGGctctaataaatacatttcctcAGTTCTCTCCCCCACCTTCATGGCGTCCCCACAAGGCTACCCCGACACCAGAGGCCCCAACTCCCAACCTCAGTCCTATCATTCCTCCTCTTCtaaaacaaagacagacactATGCTCGGGGTGGGCTCACAGAGATCCCAAGAGGAAGTAGATGATGACGATGAGTTCTTGATACAGCACTTGCTGCAAGCCCAAGCAAGTCCCACTCCCCCGTCTGCTCATCACCATCCTCAACAACCATCCCAACAGGCATCTCAACAAAGTCAGTCTCAGCCCCAGCCAGTGCCCCCAACTACTGATTCAGGCAAAGGGCTAAGCTATGACATGGGTAAGACCTCTGAGGAGAGGTACCACCCCCAGAGCGTCATACGTACCCACAGTGCTACGTCCACGGCCGGAGTCGGAAATGCGGGGTCTGGGGGGGCAATATCAGGGCTGGACAGCCAGCTGGAGATGTCATTGaagaaacaacagcagcaacatcaacaacatcaccatcaacaacagcagcaacagcagaggAGCGAGAGGTCTGTTGGAAACAGCAGGAGCACTGGAGGGAGGGGAAGCGCTGAACAAGTGCACTCCCATCTCCATCACCATGACAACCTAGGCTCTGTAGTCCACTATGGGCGGGGTGACCCATACTCCCAACACCCCCTTGCCCCCCAACACTCCTCACATAGTCAACATGTGGCTTCTCACTCACAGATGCCGACCCACCCTCAAATGGAGCTCCAAAAGAAGTCACAGGAGCTAGCTGACATCCCGTATCCTCGGAAAACACCGGAAGTCCAGCAGCAGCATTCCCAGTCTCAAGCTGCAGCCTCCCTCATGGACTCTCCCACCGATCAGTCCCGTCAGCCGCCACACCTGCTCCAGTCGGTGCTGTCCCACACCACCCGCAACAAACTGGAGCCTCATCAACAGCACCACAAAATGGACTCTCACCGGCAGCACCCGCAGCATCACAAAATGGACTCGCACCAATCACATCCGCAACACCCAAAAATGGACTCCCTCCCACCACATCAGCAGCATCAGAAGATGGACTCccatcagcatcagcagcacCATAAAATGGACTCTCATGCCCAACAGCACTCTATTAGCCAACAGCAAGCTGTAATGGAAAGCGCTGGTGGGAGACTTGGCGCAAGTAAACATCAAGCTCAGTCTCAGTCTCAAACaacccagctccagctccaactCCAGTCCCAGGCTTTGGAAGTGGCTGCGGCTCACTACAACCATGGGCCCCCTTCTCATCAGCACGAGCAGAGTCAGGTGAAACAAAGCACAGTGGTCTCTTCCTTGGACATGCTGGAGCGCTCCCTCTCTCAGACGTCCAGCGCAGACGTAGCTGAGGACAGACGCGGTGGACCAGGCAGCGGCGGGAGGAGCGGAGGAAGCAGCGAGCGACACAGACAGCAGGAGCAGCACCCGTCCCACCACCACTCGCAGCAACACTCAACCTCAGAACTCCACTCCTTCCTCTCCGAGCCTGACATGAGCTTATCTGCCCCGTCTCACATGCACCACCTCTCACAGCACCACTCTCAGCATCAACAAACCCATTCGCATCACCCTCACTCGCAACCCCCACTTCCTCACCACATATCCGCACCCTCTGCCTCGGCCCACTCCCAGTCTCAGTCTGACCCGCAGCAGCCGCTCTCATCCCAGCACACCCCACAGCAGAGCCAGTTGGACCAGCAGCGCTCGGAGCAACACCAGTTTGACACAGTCAGCCCGGGGGAAAAAGCAGACCAGAATCAACAAAGTAACCGCTTTGTGCCCCTAACTTCTATCTGCTTCCCAGATTCTCTCCTTCAGGACGAGGACCGCTCCTTTTTTCCAGGAATGGAAGACATGTTTTGCACAGAGGACTACAAGTCAAGCTGTGCAGGGGGTGGAGGTCCAGGGCAGGGAGAGATGAATGATAGCCAACATGGTCAAGAGGGAATGGATTCCATGAAAGCTGGACAGAGTGCGGGTGGAGCAGGGGGCGGTGGTGGAGCGGGCTATGACATAATGGGTCACCATGGTGGAGATCAGGGTTATGATTCGTACTGTCATGGCCTTGAAGAGCCCAGCAACAACACCATGACTCTGGATCTAGACTCCCTTAAAACCCATGAGCTCCCCTCCACTGTCAACACTGAGCAGCTTGGACTGATACAGTCCCAGGGCCCAGCTATGGGTATGGGCCCCAATAATGCTGGTCCCAACAATGTTGGAGCTAAAATGTCTGGTGGACCTGGAGGAAGTAATGCAGGAAGTGGTTCTGGAGGCCTCCAGTCTCCCATTTTCTGCTCATCTCGTCCCAAGAAACTGCTCAAGTCCAGCTCTTTCCACCTGTTAAAGGAGCGCAGGGACCCCAACACACTGCCTAAGAAAAGTTACGCTCAAGAGTATGAGTTTGAAGATGATGAGGATAAAGCTGACCAGCCAGCTGACATCCGCTTAAACAGCCGGAGACTCCCGGACCTGTTACCAGACCTGGTGTCCAGTTGCAGaaagggaggaggaagtggcTCTCTCAGCCCTTTAATGGGCGACATTGACTTCTATCACGCCTCTGGATACACATCTATGGGTTCACACTCTCTTATGCCTCAGGAAGGACCCAAGAAGAGAGGCCGAAAGCCCACTAGACCCAAGAGAGACGGTCCCCCTAGGCCAAGAGGCAGGCCTCGCATCCGCCCGATGCCTGAGCCGTTCACCCCGAGAGGGATGATGGGTGAGATGGGTGGTACAACAGTGGGAGGAGGATTCAGCGTGGAGGGACGAGGCAGAGGCAGGGGTCGTGGAAGTagaggtagaggaggaaggagggaagacaTGTACATGGAAATGAGTGGGAAGGAGCAGGATCCGATGCAGCACCATCacctacagcagcagcagcagcagcaacagcagcagcagcagcagcagcagctccatcaccagccccagcagcagcaacacgaACCTATTCCTCCTCTGAAG attaaaTTACCAATCGGAACCATGTCCTCCTCCGATGCCTTGCTGAGGACAGACTCTTTGTCTGGCACGGATCCCGCTCTGTCTGACGGCTCTGTGGGCTCAGCTCCCTCACTTGGCCTAAGTCCTGGACCCCCCTGCAGCACAGAAAGCAGCAGAAGTCAGGACAAGAACAAACAGAAAAGCCAGATGATGGGTGAAGGAGTGGATGATGAGGGGATGGAGGAAAGGGTAACGGCTACGGGATTGTATCCTAGCTTT gGGGATGATAAGGACTCCGAGTCCAAGGCTGGCTTTGTTGCTTCATTCTTGGACTTCCTCAAGACGGGGAAGAGACCTCCAGGCTTGGACATCTCACCAGGAATGGAGCATGACAATGGTGAAACCTCACCATGTAAACCAGGGGGTCTGCGCCCACTGTCTCcggcacctcctcctccacccccgcCACCTCAATTTGGGGACAGTGAAGGGAATGGTGGTCTGGCTCTGGGCAACTGCCCCAGCCCCAAGCGCTTGGAAGATGAGCTGAAGCGGAACCTGGAGACCCTGCCCTCATTCTCTTCTGATGAGGAAGACTCGGTGGGCAAGAACCAGGACCTCCAGAAGAGCATTTCCTCTGCCATTTCTGCTCTGTACGACACTCCTCAGCTCACCTCGAACAtccagccccccctctctcctcctccgcctccccaGCCTCAGGCTCAACCCAGCCAGGGCCCTCTCACTCCCACACTGCAGCCCCCCACGCTCAGCCCGCAGACCACCATGCATACTCCCCACCACCAGCCCCACTCTGATGAACCTGATGATCTCCAGCTAGAAGATggagacatggaggaggagaacaaggaGGAGGACATTGAGGAGGAAAGAAGCATAAGAGGGGACGAAGACAATGATATGACAGAGGAGATTGAACCACAGCTTGAAACACTGGGTGCACCTAAGCTTGATG TGCCGCTGCCCGAGCTCCCTCCAGAGCCAGCGACTCCCGAACCTCCTTCAATCCCcccatctccctcctcttcctcctctccctctcactcaccCCTCCCTCCACTCTCACTCCCCTCACCCCAGCCTCCAGCAGAAGAACAAGAGGAGCCCTCCCAGCCTCCGAGCCCCATCGCTCCTACATCCCCATTTCCATCACCTCCCGCACTCACTCCTCTCCCTCAGCCtgccactcctcctcctgcgaCATCACCTTCgccttcttcccctcctcttcctccttcccctcctcctcctgcttctgagCCTCCTACTCAGAAGGAGTCTCCCATGCCGTCTCCGGAGTCCCCCGCCTCTCCTGAAGAGCCCCCAGCTCCCAAAATCACCTCGCTGCATCTTGCCCAGAAGCAAGAAGATGCTGCCATTGttggagagagtgaggaggatgagagcgAAAGCGGAGGGGAGGGCATCTTCAGAGAAAGGGACGAGTTTGTGGTGCGAGTGGAAGACATCCGGACTCTCaag CTGGCTCTGCAGACAGGCCGTGAGCCTCCACCCATCTGGAGGGTGCAGAAAGCCCTGCTCCAGAAGTTCAGTCCAGAGATTAAAGATGGGCAGAGGCAGTTCTGCGCCACAAGCAAC taTCTTGGCTACTTCGGAGATGCCAAGAGGAGATACCAGCGAATCTATGTCAAGTTTTTGGAGAATGTCAATAAGAAGGACTACGTCAGAGTCTGCTCTCGGAGACCTTGGCGCAGAGCCACACCTGCTCTCAG ACGCCAGTCCCTCCCGAGAATGGCCTCCCCTCCCGCGTCCCAGGCGCCACCAAAAGTAgcggagaaagaggagagagtggCTCCACCAGTCCAAcgcgagcagagagagaaaacaagaacAGCGACCACAACAACGGTGAAAGAACCACGGGAGAAGAAGGAGGCTCCATCTGTCGTGCCTAAagccaaggagagagagagagagaaagagagggagaaagaaaaagagaaggagcatGAGAAGgagcgtgagagagagaaggagaagcgaGTGCAGCCGCAGCAGGACAAAGTAGAGAAACGTGCTGCAGAACGAGGTCGagcgaaggaggagaagaaagcggtggagaggaaagagaaggaaaaggcTGAGCGCCCGCTCAAGTCCAAGCCGGCCAAAGTGAAGGCCGAGCCACCGcccaaaaagaggaagaagtggCTGAAGGAAGTACCTTCATCATCAGACTCCGACTCATCAGATGAGGCAGCTAGTGAGACTGAAA TGCCAGTGAAAGGCGGAGTGAACAACCGTGCCATGAGAGAGATGTTCAGGAGCTACGTAGAGATGCTGGTCAGCACGGCCCTGGACCCTGACATGATCCAAGCTCTGGAAGACACAGATG ACGAGCTGTACCTCCCACCGATGAGGAAGATTGACAGCATCCTCAGCGAACAGAAAAGGAGGCTGCTGAGGAGAGTCAGCATGAACTCTCAGCACCAG GAAGTCGTGCATGCTTATCCCCAGATCATTGTAGACCCCCTGGACTCAGGAGTGGTGAGGGTGCGGCTGAGTGGGGATGCTTACAACCGCAAGACCCTCAACAGAGTCAAGAAGACCCTGCCTAAACCACAG GACCTTAAACTGTCATCCGAGTCGTATCGGATCTACAGTCTCTACCACTCCCTTCATCACTATAAATTCCACACCTTCTTACAGTGCAAGAAAGAG ACCAACACCATTGAGCAGGCAGCTGAGGACCCCGGCCAAGAGGAAGTGGTGCAGCAGTGCATGGCCAACCAGAGCTGGCTGGACACCCTCTTCGGCTCCTTCATCGAGCTGCTCACGCTCAGCACCAAAGCCTGA